Proteins co-encoded in one Daphnia carinata strain CSIRO-1 chromosome 3, CSIRO_AGI_Dcar_HiC_V3, whole genome shotgun sequence genomic window:
- the LOC130692785 gene encoding uncharacterized protein LOC130692785: protein MNDCFKENVEEAIRTHRNILSEESQFAVSLKLEEGLPNKISIQHLTAIGVPVSLNNVSKLVRDASKSSPKAGNSSYVKYGQMWQISNCEALQAQSSKLSDFLPELTNKMLLLMGLNPLVVKVKTILRDFFICGTDGFAKFNFKEDNAGFMKMILQIPVEGGHEEGRIKVELNEQIQLFNVCEDSDRHYHVTAFYSDCDHQLEKVTFGWRLAMVFDLVLEEQIFHNTLSPPANLHSFLAIGHIQDILTQWTTNENDYPRMLALVLDHRYSPTQLNFHSLKGRDRLLAGLLRSVDSVDTYLSHFQAHGLTITLSDQEDSENTDSDCPDSSCICYVSKVCSCHKRVRRRAHLQPNLRNGVKILSLTGVDGKTMECVPIDVDLGSETILFNRNVYNTRPTVTVFDCENMVYDVTDGHKELGLLRWLREPRAVLIIFPKNSLKMFLLGNFTAALDRLEMHPDVRTLNAVITFCQGFPERVWIGANDREERTRRLLSLCVRLRAKTEGLKLLEILASNFPGREQADYEGIRNKAIAIETANLIMVIGWNSASIISIEKLLSLKRIKDQMENFAHFALAFFDLGLPEIGKNIGNRLVAMLQIKTCSMLPNLTISAIVACTSMILRMHQFDGAGLYRIYSLCIGLKSLPLQKLFAVIEGIQKTCSVYLENNQVYQRLQRDLHRHLLSCYIPEELVVDVMLFYLKLDDAVLLKEFTHTIATQRTAIELIVSSPEIWNKAVTTLGGKWALSFLVNIRIGHLEKMTIPIFTWNQKSTAFIANAFLDDFFASSSVRHTVSGFNSRSQAEKWIELLFGPDQVKSGHSADVEIKYQDSKIVCVITKNRDLHWHHLNMFHKSRAELLALRDRRRRRLGEDVSSLKVEIFTTSSSSSSSSPISPRSSPPAAKWPRIIDEE from the exons ATGAACGactgttttaaagaaaatgttgaggAGGCCATACGAACCCATCGTAACATTTTGTCAGAAGAGTCCCAGTTTGCAGTAAGTTTAAAACTGGAGGAAGGGttgcccaacaaaataagcatTCAGCATCTGACTGCTATTGGTGTACCAGTGTCCCTTAAT AATGTCTCAAAACTTGTTCGAGATGCTTCCAAGAGTAGTCCGAAAGCAGGCAATTCTTCATATGTGAAGTATGGACAAATGTGGCAGATCAGTAACTGTGAGGCACTTCAAGCTCAGAGCTCAAAGCTCTCTGACTTTCTACCAGAGTTAACTAATAAAATGTTATTACTCATGGGCCTAAACCCTTTGGTTGTAAAGGTCAAAACCATCTTACGGGACTTCTTCATTTGTGGCACTGATGGCTttgcaaaatttaatttcaaagaAGATAATG CTGGATTTATGAAGATGATTTTACAAATCCCAGTTGAGGGTGGACATGAAGAAGGCCGAATCAAAGTGGAACTTAACGAACAAATACAGTTGTTCAACGTCTGTGAAGATAGTGATCGTCATTACCACGTGACGGCTTTCTATTCCGACTGCGACCATCAACTGGAAAAGGTGACGTTTGGCTGGCGGTTGGCCATGGTCTTTGACTTGGTACTCGAGGAGCAAATATTTCATAACACCTTATCCCCACCAGCGAATCTCCATTCCTTTCTAGCCATCGGTCACATTCAAGACATTTTAACGCAGTGGACCACGAATGAGAATGATTACCCCAGGATGCTAGCCTTAGTACTTGATCATCGCTACAGTCCAACTCAGCTCAATTTTCATAGCCTGAAAGGCAGAGATCGCCTTTTGGCCGGACTACTCCGATCTGTTGATAGTGTCGATACGTACCTGAGTCACTTTCAAGCGCATGGACTTACCATTACCCTCTCGGACCAAGAAGACAGTGAAAACACGGATTCAGACTGCCCTGATTCCAGCTGCATCTGCTACGTTTCCAAAGTTTGTAGCTGTCATAAACGGGTGCGTCGGAGAGCCCATCTGCAACCTAACCTGAGAAATGGTGTCAAGATTCTTAGCCTGACAGGTGTTGATGGCAAAACAATGGAATGCGTTCCAATCGATGTCGACCTTGGTTCGGAAACGATCCTTTTCAACCGAAACGTGTACAACACCCGTCCCACTGTAACCGTCTTCGACTGTGAAAATATGGTCTATGATGTCACCGACGGCCATAAAGAATTGGGTCTGTTGCGTTGGTTGCGGGAGCCGCGAGCTGTGCTGATTATCTTTCCCAAGAACTCTCTGAAAATGTTCTTACTCGGCAATTTCACGGCTGCGCTGGATCGACTCGAAATGCATCCGGATGTGAGAACCCTGAATGCAGTAATAACATTCTGCCAAGGCTTTCCGGAACGAGTTTGGATAGGCGCGAATGACAGAGAAGAGCGAACGAGGCGTTTGTTATCTCTTTGCGTTCGACTGAGAGCGAAAACAGAAGGTTTGAAGTTACTGGAAATATTGGCTTCGAATTTCCCAGGAAGAGAGCAAGCCGATTACGAAGGAATCCGGAATAAAGCAATCGCCATTGAAACCGCCAATCTGATCATGGTTATCGGATGGAATTCGGCTTCAATCATTTCTATCGAAAAACTCTTGTCACTTAAGCGTATCAAAGatcaaatggaaaattttGCTCATTTTGCACTGGCCTTCTTCGATCTCGGACTCCCTGAAATCGGCAAAAATATCGGCAATAGGCTCGTTGCAATGCTGCAAATCAAAACTTGCAGCATGCTGCCTAATTTGACCATTTCCGCCATTGTCGCCTGCACATCCATGATTCTTCGCATGCACCAATTTGATGGCGCTGGACTATATCGGATATATTCTCTTTGCATCGGACTTAAATCACTTCCGCTCCAAAAGCTCTTCGCAGTGATTGAAGGCATTCAGAAAACATGCAGCGTCTACCTGGAAAACAACCAGGTGTATCAAAGATTGCAAAGGGATTTGCATCGCCATTTACTGTCTTGTTACATTCCCGAAGAATTGGTCGTGGACGTTATGCTCTTCTATCTGAAACTGGACGACGCTGTCTTGCTGAAGGAATTTACCCATACCATCGCTACCCAGAGAACCGCAATTGAGTTGATCGTCTCCTCTCCTGAAATTTGGAATAAGGCTGTTACCACGCTGGGCGGCAAATGGGCGCTAAGCTTTCTAGTCAACATCCGCATTGGCCACCTTGAGAAAATGACTATCCCGATTTTCACGTGGAACCAAAAGAGCACGGCTTTCATTGCCAATGCTTTTTTGGATGATTTTTTCGCTTCGTCGTCTGTGAGGCACACTGTTAGCGGTTTCAATAGCCGAAGCCAAGCAGAGAAATGGATTGAGCTCTTATTTGGACCCGATCAAGTCAAATCTGGACACAGTGCTGATGTCGAAATTAAATACCAAGACTCGAAGATCGTTTGTGTCATTACCAAAAATCGGGATTTGCACTGGCATCACTTGAACATGTTTCATAAGTCGCGTGCGGAATTGTTGGCTCTGCGTGATCGACGCCGTCGAAGACTCGGTGAAGACGTTTCCAGTTTAAAAGTCGAAATCTTCACAACATCTAGCAGCTCTTCCTCATCGTCGCCGATCTCACCTCGTTCGTCTCCTCCAGCTGCGAAATGGCCGCGCATCATCGACGAGGAATAA